Within Syntrophus gentianae, the genomic segment TATGTCTGCAATGGTACAATAGTTCCTTCGGCACCTCATAGGGCAAAGGATTTCCCTTTCGATTGCAGGTCAGATGTAAAGATGATTTCCTGTGGGGAAAGAGGATTCAAATCTGCCGGAGAATGTGGTTTCATGCAGAGAACGGCTGCAGCCGCCTGAATACCTTGGGACTTACAGGATGACCCTCACGAAACCTTTCCGGCAAACTTGACAGATAAAGGGGTGGGGCGTAATAATTCTCTTCCTGAATTTATAACGATGGTCAGGATGGCATGAATCTGAGCAGTGCAGATCCAGCCATCGTTTGTATCGGCTGTCGAACCGGGGGAATATCAACAAGCTTCTATACAGCCCCATGCCACTGCAGACGAGGGGAATCAGAGGTCAGAAATGATAAAGTCGAAGGTCAATTTGAATAAAAAATCTTATGTCCCATACAGAGATCAGATTTATGAAAAGCTCAAGGCCAAGATCCTGTCAAATGTCCTGGCACCCGGCACCATTGTAACGGAAAACGAGCTGGCCCAGATGTTTGGCACCAGTCGTACGCCCATTCGAGAAGCGATCCGGCATCTGCAATCTGAAGGATTGATCGAGGTCATCCCCAAAAAAGGCATGCTCATCTCGAGAATGAATCCCGATGAGGTGGCGAAAATAAACGAACTGCGGGAGATTATTCATTGCCATGCGATCGCGAAAGGCATTCTGAATGTCACCCAGGCCGATCTCAACCGTATTGAAAAAATCCTTAATAAAGCAGAGGACCTTCTTAAGGGTAAAGATAATGCGGCAAAACTGGCTCCGCTCAGTATCCAGTTTCATCAGTGCATCCTGAAAATGGCGGGAAATGACCTGTTTTTAGCGGTAGATCAATATATCGGCACACAAATCAAGAGATATATGGTGGATCTGTTTTCCTTTGAAGAGGGGGCAAGCACTTCATGGCGGCATCACCGGGAGGTTGCGGAAGCGATCAAACAGCAGGATGCCAGGCTGGCATGTCAGAAAATGCAGGAGCATATCCGCTGGGGAACGTCTTTTATCAGAGAGCACATCTCGATCTGAGTGGCCGTTCCCTTGGTGAAATCTGCCATGGTCGTTCCGGCAAACTCCTTGACCAGTCGGCAAATCCTGTGATACTTTTTCATCTGCTTCCGCAGTTTTCTTTCTCAAAAGGTTGTTTCGAGTCTTTCCCTATTTTAATTTTTACAGCAAGATTTATTAACCCATGGGTATCAGGAGGCCGACTTTATGGAAGAGCGATTGAATGCCTTGAACATTGCCTTGAAAAATGAATCCAGTGAACGCGATTTTTATCTGAAAAATGCCGAGAGAACCCGGAACCCGCTGGGAAAGGCGATGTTCGAACAGATTGCCGATGAAGAACTGGAACATTACGAGCGCCTGAAGGAACTCCATGACCGCTGGGCTAAGGAAGGAAAATGGCCGGAAACGCTGCCTCTCAAGGTCAAGAATACCTCGGTGAAAAACGTTCTCGCCAAGGTCGTTAAAACGGTTTCCCAGATGCCCCAGGGGGACGATGATGACCTTAAGGCCCTTCAGACCGCCATTGAATTTGAGGCCAAGGGGACGGCCTTTTACGCCCGCCTTCG encodes:
- a CDS encoding GntR family transcriptional regulator, with the protein product MIKSKVNLNKKSYVPYRDQIYEKLKAKILSNVLAPGTIVTENELAQMFGTSRTPIREAIRHLQSEGLIEVIPKKGMLISRMNPDEVAKINELREIIHCHAIAKGILNVTQADLNRIEKILNKAEDLLKGKDNAAKLAPLSIQFHQCILKMAGNDLFLAVDQYIGTQIKRYMVDLFSFEEGASTSWRHHREVAEAIKQQDARLACQKMQEHIRWGTSFIREHISI
- a CDS encoding ferritin-like domain-containing protein, translated to MEERLNALNIALKNESSERDFYLKNAERTRNPLGKAMFEQIADEELEHYERLKELHDRWAKEGKWPETLPLKVKNTSVKNVLAKVVKTVSQMPQGDDDDLKALQTAIEFEAKGTAFYARLRDEVSNPQEKAFFDLLASIEREHYNSLKDTEQFLTNPAAWYQEKERSGLDGA